From Candidatus Bathyarchaeota archaeon, a single genomic window includes:
- a CDS encoding Lrp/AsnC family transcriptional regulator, with protein MTEEVVLTGRPVRLLRMLYEKGKIITTYTLRIKQNDLAAQLGISRQALNVHLRKLRDQGYIRTGRGFIDVTEKGLTLLGISANPAFVFLKISPLKRKEAYEEIFQFPIQRVFRVAGDVDALLVIQQENLDIALKKLANVDGVLDTRTYITIQTLK; from the coding sequence TTGACCGAGGAGGTTGTTCTCACTGGGCGTCCTGTGCGGCTGCTTCGTATGCTCTACGAAAAGGGTAAAATAATAACGACTTACACTTTGCGAATTAAGCAAAACGATTTGGCGGCACAGCTCGGGATAAGCCGCCAAGCCCTAAATGTGCACTTGCGCAAACTTCGAGATCAAGGCTACATTCGTACAGGTAGAGGTTTCATAGATGTTACCGAAAAAGGCTTAACCCTTCTAGGAATCTCAGCAAATCCTGCTTTTGTCTTTCTTAAAATCTCTCCTTTGAAACGAAAGGAAGCTTATGAGGAAATTTTCCAATTCCCAATTCAACGTGTCTTTCGTGTGGCAGGTGACGTGGACGCCCTTCTGGTTATTCAACAAGAAAATCTAGATATAGCCTTGAAGAAACTGGCAAATGTGGACGGGGTTTTAGACACAAGAACATATATCACTATTCAAACGTTAAAATAA